A window of the Oryza brachyantha chromosome 5, ObraRS2, whole genome shotgun sequence genome harbors these coding sequences:
- the LOC102715018 gene encoding patellin-3-like yields MAEEAKQETPAAEVVAAEVVVVEKAVEAEEKKVDEAAAAAAEEEEEEKKAEEAEEAAAADEAAVIEGTGSFKEESNLVSELPDPERKALAQLKELVAAALASGEFELPPPPPAAAQPTPVAEEPAKEETKVDAPAAEETKDEARATEEPKTEAPAPAQEEPKTEELSKEEPKAEAEAAAPAAAAEEPKAAEAAAEEAKPAEPEPEPEEKTVVVTEEEGTKTVEAIEETVVAAASEPAAEAEAPAAAEAAEPKEELIWGVPLVGDDERTDTVLLKFLRAREFKVKEAMAMLKAAVLWRKRFGIDAVLAADHGLPELENVVFYRGADREGHPVCYNVYGEFQDKDLYEKAFGDEEKRERFLKWRIQLLERGILDQLDFSASGICSMVQVTDLKNSPPMLGKHRAVTRQALALLQDNYPEFIAKKIFINVPWWYIAANKMVSPFLTQRTKSKIIFCSPAKSAETLFRYIPPEQVPVQFGGLYKEDDTEFSTSDVVTELTVKPSSKETVEIPATENSIVVWELRVLGWEVSYGAEFTPDAEGSYTVIVQKTRKVPANEEPIMKGSFKVGDTGKIVLTIDNAASKKKKQLLYRFKVKSSTESA; encoded by the exons ATGGCCGAGGAGGCGAAGCAGGAGACCCCCGCCGccgaggtggtggcggcggaggtggtggtggtggagaaggccgtggaggcggaggagaagaaggttgacgaggccgcggcggcggcggcggaggaggaggaggaggagaagaaggcggaggaggccgaggaggctgcggcggcggacgaggcggcggtgatcgAGGGGACCGGGTCGTTCAAGGAGGAGAGCAACCTCGTGTCCGAGCTCCCCGACCCGGAGCGGAAGGCGCTGGCCCAGCTCAAGGAGCTCGTCGCCGCAGCGCTCGCTAGCGGGGAGTTTGAgctgcccccgccgccgccggcggcggctcagcCAACTCCGGTGGCGGAGGAGCCAGCCAAGGAGGAGACCAAGGTCGATGCCCCTGCGGCGGAGGAGACCAAGGACGAGGCCCGCGCGACGGAGGAACCCAAGACTGaggccccggccccggcccAGGAGGAGCCCAAGACCGAGGAGCTTTCCAAGGAGGAGCccaaggcggaggcggaggcagcggcgccggctgcTGCCGCCGAGGAGCCCAAGGCtgctgaggcggcggcggaggaggccaaaccggcggagccggagccggagccagAGGAGAAGACCGTCGTGGTCACCGAGGAGGAAGGCACCAAGACGGTGGAGGCCATCGAGGAGACCGTCGTCGcagccgcgtccgagccggccgcggaggcggaggcgccggCTGCTGCTGAGGCAGCTGAGCCCAAGGAGGAGCTGATTTGGGGCGTGCCTctggtcggcgacgacgagcgcacGGACACCGTGCTGCTCAAGTTCCTCCGCGCCCGGGAGTTCAAGGTGAAGGAGGCCATGGCGATGCTGAAGGCGGCCGTGCTGTGGCGCAAGCGCTTCGGCATCGACGCCGTCCTGGCCGCCGACCACGGCCTGCCGGAGCTGGAGAACGTCGTGTTCTACCGCGGCGCCGACCGCGAGGGCCACCCCGTCTGCTACAACGTCTACGGCGAGTTCCAGGACAAGGACCTCTACGAGAAGGCGTTCGGCGACGAGGAGAAGCGGGAGCGCTTCCTCAAGTGGCGCATCCAGCTCCTCGAGCGCGGCATCCTGGACCAGCTCGACTTCTCGGCCAGCGGCATCTGCTCCATGGTGCAGGTCACGGACCTCAAAAACTCGCCGCCCATGCTCGGCAAGCACCGCGCCGTCACCCGCCAGGCGCTCGCCCTGCTCCAGGACAACTACCCGGAGTTCATCGCCAAGAAG ATTTTCATCAACGTGCCATGGTGGTACATTGCGGCTAACAAAATGGTGAGCCCATTCCTCACACAACGCACTAAAAGCAAGATCATCTTCTGTAGCCCAGCCAAGTCGGCAGAGACCCTTTTCAG ATACATTCCTCCGGAGCAAGTCCCTGTCCAATTCGGGGGCCTCTACAAAGAGGATGACACTGAGTTCTCCACCTCCGATGTCGTCACAGAACTTACGGTCAAACCTTCATCCAAAGAAACTGTTGAGATTCCTGCTACCGAG AACTCCATTGTTGTGTGGGAGCTTCGGGTGCTTGGATGGGAGGTGAGCTATGGTGCAGAGTTCACTCCTGATGCAGAGGGTAGCTACACTGTCATTGTGCAGAAGACTAGGAAGGTGCCTGCCAATGAAGAGCCGATCATGAAGGGTAGCTTCAAGGTTGGCGACACTGGCAAGATTGTCCTCACAATCGATAACGCAGCatccaagaagaagaagcagctgctttACCGATTCAAGGTCAAGAGCTCCACTGAATCTGCCTAA